Proteins from a single region of Bombus huntii isolate Logan2020A chromosome 2, iyBomHunt1.1, whole genome shotgun sequence:
- the LOC126878029 gene encoding fructose-bisphosphate aldolase-like, with translation MKRLGDKCNCKDKISSPITKYTELEPALCQELRKIVDAIVVPGKGLLACDESPSTFQERFDEIGVENTEINRRDYRQMLFTADKSQFSKYISAVILHHETVYQKTSDDVELIELLRQRDVVPGIKVDKGLVPLFSSKDENTTEGLDNLQERCIQYKRDGCHFTKWRCTFTISETTPSQLAMVTNANVLARYASICQSARMVPIIEPEILNCTHGINRALEVHEEVLSILFRILQEHRIYLEGMILKVAMVLSGIKNSTNCSPQIIAEHTLAALQRTVPPAVPAVIFLSGGQSDEDAVLNLNAINAYEGRKPWPLTFCYGRALQNAALKTWKGNPDKVQDAQAAFLERAKLCSQASLGELEPENGVCTRNSR, from the exons atATCATCGCCCATTACTAAATACACGGAGTTAGAACCAGCTCTTTGCCAAGAGTTGCGCAAAATCGTAGACGCGATCGTAGTACCAGGAAAAGGATTGCTAGCTTGTGACGAGTCTCCTTCAACTTTTCAAGAACGATTCGACGAGATCGGCGTGGAAAATACCGAAATTAATCGTCGCGATTATCGGCAAATGTTGTTCACCGCAGATAAG TCtcaattttcaaaatacaTAAGTGCTGTTATTCTGCATCACGAGACAGTTTATCAAAAAACATCCGATGACGTCGAATTGATCGAATTGCTACGTCAGAGAGATGTCGTACCCGGCATTAAGGTCGATAAGGGCCTGGTCCCATTATTTAGTTCGAAGGACGAGAATACTACGGAAGGCTTGGACAATTTGCAAGAGAGATGCATTCAGTATAAACGAGATGGCTGTCACTTCACCAAATGGAGATGCACATTCACGATCTCAGAGACCACGCCGAGTCAACTGGCCATGGTTACGAATGCGAACGTCCTTGCAAG ATATGCCAGTATATGTCAGAGTGCACGAATGGTACCTATAATAGAACCCGAAATATTAAACTGTACCCATGGAATAAATAGAGCGTTAGAAGTTCACGAAGAAGTACTATCTATTTTGTTTCGTATTTTACAAGAGCATCGTATCTACCTTGAAGGTATGATCCTAAAGGTAGCGATGGTTTTGTCgggaataaaaaattctaccaattGTTCACCGCAG ATTATTGCCGAACATACGTTAGCAGCTTTACAGAGGACAGTGCCGCCAGCAGTACCAGCGGTTATATTTCTAAGCGGAGGACAATCGGATGAAGATGCTGTTTTAAATTTAAACGCTATTAACGCTTACGAAGGGAGAAAGCCTTGGCCTCTTACGTTTTGCTACGGACGTGCTTTACAA AATGCAGCATTGAAAACGTGGAAAGGAAATCCAGATAAAGTGCAAGATGCTCAAGCAGCATTTTTAGAAAGAGCGAAGCTTTGCTCTCAAGCTTCGTTAGGAGAATTAGAACCTGAAAACGGTGTGTGCACTAGGAATTCTCGTTAA
- the LOC126878025 gene encoding fructose-bisphosphate aldolase isoform X1 — MVAEKYDKLEPELKEELKKIAQQIVAPGKGILAADESTTTIGKRLKDINVENTEDNRRAYRQLLFTSAKDTIGQHISGVILFHETLYQKADDGTPFVELLKQRGILPGIKVDTGVVPLFGTDDECTTQGLDGLQARCIQYKKDGCQFAKWRCVLKIKKDCPSKLAILENANVLARYASICQSARIVPIVEPEILPDGDHDLARCQQVTEEVLAAVYKALSDHHVYLEGTLLKPNMVTPGQSCPKKASPQEIAAATVTALLRTVPPAVPGITFLSGGQSEEEASVNLDAINKFPANKPWALTFSYGRALQASVLRAWGGKKEQIAAGQQELLKRAKANSLASLAKYSAGSIASAAANASLYVKSHAY; from the exons ATGGTTGCGGAAAAATACGATAAGCTCGAACCTGAGCTGAAAGAGGAATTGAAAAAAATCGCCCAGCAGATCGTGGCACCTGGAAAAGGAATTCTCGCTGCGGATGAATCGACAACAACCATCGGCAAGCGTCTTAAGGACATTAACGTTGAGAATACCGAGGACAACCGCCGAGCTTACAGACAACTTCTTTTCACCAGCGCTAAG GACACCATCGGCCAGCACATCTCTGGTGTTATCCTGTTCCACGAGACTCTTTACCAGAAGGCCGACGATGGAACACCATTCGTTGAACTCTTGAAGCAACGTGGCATCTTGCCAGGTATCAAAGTCGACACGGGTGTGGTACCATTATTCGGCACCGACGACGAATGCACCACTCAGGGTCTCGACGGTCTCCAGGCTCGTTGCATCCAATACAAAAAAGATGGATGCCAATTCGCCAAGTGGAGATGCGTGTTGAAGATCAAGAAGGACTGTCCTAGCAAGCTCGCCATTTTGGAGAACGCTAACGTCTTGGCTCGTTACGCTTCCATCTGTCAGAGTGCTAGGATCGTGCCAATTGTCGAGCCCGAGATCTTGCCTGACGGTGATCATGACCTTGCCCGTTGCCAACAAGTCACGGAAGAGGTTCTGGCCGCTGTGTACAAG GCACTCTCTGATCATCATGTGTACCTCGAGGGAACCCTTCTGAAGCCGAATATGGTAACACCAGGACAGAGCTGCCCGAAGAAGGCATCTCCTCAAGAGATCGCAGCTGCTACCGTGACCGCTTTACTGCGCACCGTGCCACCTGCAGTACCTGGAATCACCTTCCTCAGTGGTGGTCAATCAGAAGAGGAGGCATCCGTGAACTTGGACGCAATCAACAAGTTCCCAGCGAACAAACCTTGGGCACTGACCTTCAGCTACGGTCGTGCTCTTCAAGCCTCTGTTCTCCGTGCATGGGGCGGCAAGAAGGAACAAATTGCTGCAGGCCAGCAAGAACTTCTCAAGAGGGCTAAG GCAAATAGTCTAGCCAGCCTAGCCAAATACTCTGCTGGTAGCATTGCTAGCGCAGCTGCAAATGCCTCTCTCTATGTGAAATCTCATGCCTACTAa
- the LOC126878025 gene encoding fructose-bisphosphate aldolase isoform X2, whose protein sequence is MVAEKYDKLEPELKEELKKIAQQIVAPGKGILAADESTTTIGKRLKDINVENTEDNRRAYRQLLFTSAKDTIGQHISGVILFHETLYQKADDGTPFVELLKQRGILPGIKVDTGVVPLFGTDDECTTQGLDGLQARCIQYKKDGCQFAKWRCVLKIKKDCPSKLAILENANVLARYASICQSARIVPIVEPEILPDGDHDLARCQQVTEEVLAAVYKALSDHHVYLEGTLLKPNMVTPGQSCPKKASPQEIAAATVTALLRTVPPAVPGITFLSGGQSEEEASVNLDAINKFPANKPWALTFSYGRALQASVLRAWGGKKEQIAAGQQELLKRAKANSESALGKYAGGVAGAAGNAALFVANHAY, encoded by the exons ATGGTTGCGGAAAAATACGATAAGCTCGAACCTGAGCTGAAAGAGGAATTGAAAAAAATCGCCCAGCAGATCGTGGCACCTGGAAAAGGAATTCTCGCTGCGGATGAATCGACAACAACCATCGGCAAGCGTCTTAAGGACATTAACGTTGAGAATACCGAGGACAACCGCCGAGCTTACAGACAACTTCTTTTCACCAGCGCTAAG GACACCATCGGCCAGCACATCTCTGGTGTTATCCTGTTCCACGAGACTCTTTACCAGAAGGCCGACGATGGAACACCATTCGTTGAACTCTTGAAGCAACGTGGCATCTTGCCAGGTATCAAAGTCGACACGGGTGTGGTACCATTATTCGGCACCGACGACGAATGCACCACTCAGGGTCTCGACGGTCTCCAGGCTCGTTGCATCCAATACAAAAAAGATGGATGCCAATTCGCCAAGTGGAGATGCGTGTTGAAGATCAAGAAGGACTGTCCTAGCAAGCTCGCCATTTTGGAGAACGCTAACGTCTTGGCTCGTTACGCTTCCATCTGTCAGAGTGCTAGGATCGTGCCAATTGTCGAGCCCGAGATCTTGCCTGACGGTGATCATGACCTTGCCCGTTGCCAACAAGTCACGGAAGAGGTTCTGGCCGCTGTGTACAAG GCACTCTCTGATCATCATGTGTACCTCGAGGGAACCCTTCTGAAGCCGAATATGGTAACACCAGGACAGAGCTGCCCGAAGAAGGCATCTCCTCAAGAGATCGCAGCTGCTACCGTGACCGCTTTACTGCGCACCGTGCCACCTGCAGTACCTGGAATCACCTTCCTCAGTGGTGGTCAATCAGAAGAGGAGGCATCCGTGAACTTGGACGCAATCAACAAGTTCCCAGCGAACAAACCTTGGGCACTGACCTTCAGCTACGGTCGTGCTCTTCAAGCCTCTGTTCTCCGTGCATGGGGCGGCAAGAAGGAACAAATTGCTGCAGGCCAGCAAGAACTTCTCAAGAGGGCTAAG GCTAACAGCGAATCGGCACTCGGCAAATACGCTGGTGGCGTGGCGGGAGCTGCTGGTAACGCAGCGCTTTTCGTCGCAAACCACGCATATTAA
- the LOC126878010 gene encoding probable deoxyhypusine synthase, which translates to MNDSKQNSHDEVPEIVKNAVLVNSSPIPVETPIVEGYDWNKGIDYHALFKTYKNSGFQATNFGLAVNEIQQMINARNIPLKDDQIDSLEEDKFIERKSSCTIFLGYTSNMASCGIRDTIRFLVQHKMVDCIVTTAGGVEEDFIKCLAPTYIGDFHLEGRSLRERGINRIGNLLVPNNNYCLFEDWVMPILDTMLAEQKERGTIWTPSKVIARLGVEINNEDSIYYWAAKNNIPVFSPALTDGSLGDMMYFHSFRNPGLIVDIVSDLRRLNTMAMKAINSGMIIIGGGVVKHHICNANLMRNGADYAVFINTSSEFDGSDSGARPDEAVSWGKIRMDAKPVKIYAEASLVFPLLVGETFARQYHSTREKIVSDV; encoded by the exons atgaacgACAGTAAACAAAATTCACACGATGAAGTTCCAGAAATCGTAAAAAATGCTGTATTGGTAAACAGTTCTCCCATTCCAGTTGAAACACCTATTGTGGAAG GGTATGATTGGAACAAGGGAATTGACTATCATgctttatttaaaacatataaaaattctgGCTTTCAAGCAACAAACTTTGGTTTAGCAGTGAATGAAATTCAGCAAATGATAAATGCTAGAAACATTCCTCTTAAAGATGACCAAATTGATAGTTTGGAAGAAGATAAgtttattgaaagaaaatcttCATGCACAATATTCCTAGGATATACATCAAATATGGCTTCATGTGGAATTCGGGATACTATAAGGTTTCTTGTGCAACATAAAATG GTTGACTGTATTGTAACTACAGCAGGTGGTGTAGAGGAAGATTTCATAAAATGCTTAGCACCAACATACATAGGAGATTTCCATTTAGAAGGAAGAAGTCTTAGGGAACGTGGTATTAATAGAATAGGAAATTTGTTAGTACCTAATAATAATTACTGTCTATTTGAAGATTGGGTTATGCCTATATTAGACACAATGTTGGCTGAACAGAAAGAAAGA GGTACGATTTGGACACCATCTAAAGTAATAGCAAGACTTGGTgtagaaattaataatgaaGATTCAATATATTATTGGGCtgcaaaaaataatattcctgTGTTTAGTCCTGCTCTGACAGATGGCAGCCTTGGTGATATGATGTATTTCCATTCCTTTAGGAATCCAGGTCTAATTGTTGACATAGTATCAG ATCTTAGACGGTTAAATACAATGGCTATGAAAGCAATAAATAGTGGCATGATCATTATAGGAGGTGGTGTTGTAAAACATCACATATGCAATGCAAATCTCATG AGAAATGGTGCTGACTATGCagtatttataaatacatcTTCAGAATTTGATGGCAGTGATAGTGGTGCTCGTCCAGATGAAGCTGTTTCATGGGGTAAAATTCGAATGGATGCGAAACCAGTTAAA atttatgcAGAAGCATCACTGGTATTTCCACTACTTGTTGGAGAAACTTTTGCTCGACAATATCACTCAACAAgagaaaaaattgtttcagaTGTTTAA
- the LOC126878028 gene encoding uncharacterized protein LOC126878028 produces the protein MDSAIVHLEQSVQEADGKLDMIAWKIDAFEKEFEDPESEISVLRLLRSVHQVTKDYQNLRQEILEVQQLQKQLSDSLKAQLSQVHGHFNLLRNKIVGQNKNPQLK, from the exons ATGGACTCCGCTATTGTTCATCTCGAACAAAGT GTACAAGAAGCTGACGGAAAGCTGGACATGATCGCATGGAAAATTGATGCTTTCGAAAAAGAGTTTGAAGATCCAGAAAGCGAG ATCTCTGTGCTTCGTCTATTACGGTCTGTTCATCAAGTTACAAAAGATTATCAGAATCTTCGGCAAGAAATATTGGAAGTTCAGCAGTTACAAAAGCAACTTTCAGATTCCCTTAAAGCACAATTGTCTCAGGTACATggacattttaatttattgcGCAATAAAATAGTAGgacaaaataaaaatccacaaTTAAAATAA